Genomic window (Cucumis sativus cultivar 9930 chromosome 2, Cucumber_9930_V3, whole genome shotgun sequence):
ttcaagatttttttatacacGATGATTCAGATTTCTTACacaatagtttattttttttttcaagactttttgatacacgatcgtttaaatttaatacttgtttaaatttgactacctaaatctaaacaattctttaaaaagatttttttggtacacaattgattagatttaactattttggtacatgatcatttagctTTGccaagaagatgaaaaaaagatgatgaaaagaaaaaaaatcgcagaagaagagaagacgATGAAAATAAACGAAAaacctgaaatatttaaagaaaatggtcAACTCAatgaactttttcattttgttacctgatagtaaatatttgttgagtttgttatatttatgaaaattaacttttatttaattatatatattttttattatattaaagaaaactaaagtctatttttgttattaaatttaaaacgtAATAAATTTACCAAACACCAATTTACTACAactaatatttctaaaataacacTAATAagcaattattttaaaagctactatacaattttcaaaatcatctcATAGTTTTAGACATATAATCCAACAATTTTTCACAAACCAAATGCAACATTATTTCAAGCTCAATACTCCAATTCCTTCAATTCAATAGTCCCAAATCAAAATTGGATGGctgagtatatatatttatccctattttgaaaaatgtttaatagaaaaataacttcacaatttatttataaatataataaaatgattattttgctatatttaaaaatattttaaagatttttgtaatttaaaataaaatttcattatccATATAATAAGTGAATAGTAACAAAGTTGGCATTGTAGATAATTGATGAAGTCAAGCATTACCATTGAATATAATATGGTAGTTTGCTTTGTATTGAAAGCTTTCATGTactcataaatttaaatttactattcatttttattatgtacttttcttttttgttagaGAGTTACCACTTGTGACTCTTAGGTAGCACTTCATGCTTTATCTTAAATTGGTTGAGTTGTTACCATAACTTAACTCACactttgtcaaataaaaaagaattatattcaATGAATACCaagttaataattaaagaaaaaaagatgatatttttcaatatgatCAACTTATGGCTTTCATTAACTATaactaaatagaaataaaattgtttattaagACATCAATTAAATGGATCTTACctatttggttttgttttgaaaatttacttttgatttggaaatcaattaaaaattcaaccaCTATATTCTTCTATTCTTTCTAACTGTCAAGCTTCGTTCTAGCTCGACCTCTTGCCTACTCCTTTTTCTCTACGAATGGAATTTTTTAGTCTTGAACGAGATGAAGGTGATAGAGGGTATcgacctagttgagatgtgtTAGTAATACCTGCTAATCTCTTTTGACttgagaataattttaaaaataataataaagaattaaattgTCTCAATAAAGATGAGATCATGGTATGAAATGtggagaaaataaattcaatttccTAAAAATATTCACAATACAAGAGGGATCGAAGAGTACATCAAAACATCTTAACTAAGTTGATACTCTTTTAGCACTTTTATCAAACCCATGACCAAAAAGCTAGCTAGCTATGCTTCGTTAACTTCATGAAACCCTaaaatctatttaaattttccaaaaaaactagacttatatgtttgattttttttctttgaattttattatttcttttaaaataagtgaaaattataataaaaaaaattgagagaaaacaaaatcgtagaaactttaaaaacataaacctAAAATTAGATTGAATTTGGTACATTAACCCACTCGTTAATTATTACTCACTTTCCACATGATTCTAAGACTTCTAATACAAGACACTATCcaactaaaaatttaagaaaagtttCACTTAAGGTGTgaaaatttgttcaatttttttttttaattttaaaaaataccctctttgtattatatatcattaatgaaaccgaaaggaaaaaaacaaaaaaattaggtGTTTATTTAATAAGCACGTGGAAAGATAGCCAAAAACTCACATTGAATATGCATATATTTATgtgcattattattttttcatgttCATAGGACTTTGCCTAACTGTCAATGTGTGAAagcttttactttcttttttctttaggaCCATATATTTTATTGCCAATCTAACCATGTATAGCTCTTGGCCTATGCCTTATATAGCTATGAGATTTTTCCAATTGATGTGGGTTTGGAAGTTTTAACTGTAAACGATAAGGATTCAAACATATAACGTTTGAGATTCTATCGTGagattgaatttttgttaGGTTATCTTGATATCTTTTTAACTTCTTACCTTTACTACATTTCTATGctagtatatattttaaatttagcttcttatttaattttaattttctaacttttgatatttatatttttaaaaaatttcgaggttcatttaaaacatataacaaagAACTTAGATATTTATCAAttccaaaaacagaaaaagctCATACGTTCACAATCAAGAATATAAAAAGTGTTCcttaattaattgacattcaatgcgtaatatatttggaaaacgataatttagatttggctattcttttgtacacaatcgtttagatttgaatgatttttttagtattttttggtacacgatcatttagatttgatcgtttaaatttgactacccaaatctaaacaattttttaaagatttttttggtgattgtttatatttggtacgagattgtttatatttggtacatgatcgtttagatttgattgtttaaatttggttacctaaatctaaacgactTTTTTAGAGATTATTTGgtagatcgtttagatttttttttgtatgtgatggtttaaatttggctcccaaatctaaatgactttttttttcaatatttggtAGACAATCTTGAACAACCTAATAATTTCaacagaaaattttaaaaaaatagatccTTCATAtttgtacacgatcttgaacctaacaatttgaaagaaaaaaaaaaaaaaacggctgaagaagaaagaaagacagatctgaaatatttttgaaaaaatggtcaATTTAATgggttttttccttttggtaTATGagctgtaaatattttgattgtttgctatatttatgaaaaattttaactttttttttaatatatattatttaggggcattttttaaaataacaaaataaattaaaatctttacaagatataccaaaattttggattctatctctcatagtcttctatcactataacatatcaatgactattattaatagaattttctacaacttgtaaatattttataaaatagattatttttaaaatttctctattatttatatttttttaaaggatgaatttttatttttagtatattgGAAGCGGACAAGAATTTTACACTAtatagattttgtttattaaaacattaatttagCTTCActctaatattttacaaaaacgaaatcttatatataaaaatatgattgaGTACTACCTAGTTTAAAACAATCGCTCAagcaaaaatataatataaaaaattacatcaaatgattaaaaacatttaattcaTGGTACcaattttttgcatattacgaaaatgaacaaaattagtgatattcgACTATAGACGATAACTATAGAACTATCAggattatcatttttaaatgtgctattttaacaaatttagaaaatgttacGACATGAgctttattatcatttttttttttttttgctattctaCAAAAGTTCCAAATAATAGTATTAGATTGAATTTGAGCAACATTTGAATGTAgaaacaattatattattattgttatttttatacgACTcttaattgtaatttttatcttatgtaattaaactataaaataaagaaaaatgtttgaaaaaataaaaaaataaaaaaaatcacccaACAAGTTTCTGTTtcaatttcttatattttaaaaccataaatgaaaataattatcaaacataattttgaattttaaattaagcgCATTTGACTTGTTATCCATCATCGtctaagtttttggttttttgtttttcaaattaagcATATTTTCTAAGAAAGTTGACTTGTTATCGGTCATAGTCTAAGTTTTTGgtatttagttttagaaatgaaaactTATGTTCTCTCCATTTCTGACCgtgattttcatatttttttttaaaaaaagagttagaatttttttattaaatttaaaaaatgaaagcaacTTTTAAAAGCCAAATCAATATATTTAGATTTAGAGTACATACAAATATTGGTAGAAAGTATATAACTAACCgagcaaaaaataaatttagagatgaaatgagttcataaaaaatattggaaggatcttggttttttatttctaattttttgaaattaagcCTATAAATACTACTACTGGTAAGTTTCTATGGGTTGATCACATACTATTAcctcatattttcaaaaatcaaattaagttttcataacttaaaagaaaatagtgatCATGTCAAGAGAGTATGCCcgtttttgtttaattgttagggttttttcttttaacaaaggTTACGTAtagaaactaaactaaattaaaccagcagaaatttaaaaaacagaaaatggaaaaggaaatgatTAAACTGAACTCGAGTTCTAAAATATACTTGATCATTTtgcaaatacaaattaaatacacACAATTGATACATAGAGGTGATCAAAAGCCATAAAGGTGTATAAGCTAGAGTTTCAACATCCAAATAGAAAAGAGTAAAGGCAAAGTAGCTTTTTCACTTGTTGTTGTTGGAAGATTTTAGTCTAAGGAAGTGGTTTGGTGAATAATGCCTAAACAAATTGAAGGCAGAGATGAAGGAAATGAGAAGCAATGCAAAGAAAGCTGCATAGCCACAAAGAAAAGCTCCTCCAACTTGGTAGCAAAATCTATGGAATCTGTTGCATAGCTTCATCCATTGGAAGTCATGAGCTCCGGTCACTGCCAGAAGGGCCGCCTCCATCCCCGCCGTGTTCGATGCAAATGTGAGATATGCAGCTACCTGTGTGTCAATAATGGTAGTTGTTCAAACTACTTCAATGTGCAATGATGAATATAATTTGCTAGTGTTCATCCAACTTGGACGTTAGGCACATATTTAACGCACATTTTGGACCCTTTTGAGATCCACATGATCCACATGgataaagatatttttttctgttgagtttgaaaaaaatcatggaATACGTACCCATTTAAGTTTCCGActtcttattttttacttgttttttggttgattattttagttttttattaaattaaaaagaaaaataatcgtGAGTGACAAAACTAATTAAGACATTTATAAAACtagcaaaatttcagattttatcaatgataaatacGGATAGACGTTAACATCTAAAATACATcgaaactaataaataaatgaaactaaaaaaactaaaaactaaaacatgtATTTGACACAagttcatatttcaaaattctcaaaaCCGAACCTATGTATAATGAACTTTCCTAGCGTTTGGCAATTACATCACATGGTTTCTTGTGATTAGTGCACTTGTCAGTGTCATTTTCCTCCATTATTACAAAGGTTGGGGGGAAAGCTTAGCTTTCATTAATTAACCCCCCTCTTTGTGAGGGAAACTAAAGCTCATTACAAcacatcatttttcttcacttttatCCTTATGttcaatatatacttttttgtCTTCTAAAGCCATTAAAGTCAGAATTTAGAAGTGTAGTAAAGAGAAATGGAAGACATACTTgatcaagaaagaaagaaagccaaaataagtatatatgaAAGTGTGTCCCTAATTTGGATATTCCTTTTGGCTGAgcaaaaatccaacatttgCATAGTTGAAGAATGTTGTAGCCAGCTGCCATTGAATccacatatataattattctgtcacaaaaacaagaaaaagaataaaatgatcataaaagaatatatattcttttaattggGTTTAGAATTAGTAAGACCTTAAACAGACCTCATTtccattataattatcatattatgagcaatttgaatttaggaaaTACTAATACTTTGTTTACCAAAGACCAAAATAAATAGAGGCAATGGTGAGACTATTTTCTTTGAGAGATTTGGTCAGGTTTAACCTAATCTTTCATTTCTGTTagaggaaaattaaaattaaaagtttaattaattacattttctaatataaaacaaattaaaaacatatttattgaAGATGACAAACTGACTATATAAGTGATAGTGATAAACGTAGATGGAAGTTTATTGATgtgtctatcaatatctaattttctgttaaaaaaattacataccACTAACAAAGTATGTattcaaattgaattatttcgATTAGATAAACATGTGATCAATTCCATCTCAACGAACTTCAATTTGCCCTTTCAAAGTAGTGTCATTTTTACGCCAAAAGCCTCATATATTGTAATCCTTTTCGACTCCCCTTGAGTGCCTCCTTCAAATCAACCTTCTTCGATCAAATCtcaaaaaaagtttaattgaaTTCCTCTCAGAATTTGAAGAGAAATTCATGTTatttgataccatattaaacaaacataaaaaataataaacaacaaGTGAGGTTTTTGAGTGTATCCttaaataatttcttcaaacTAAGAGACTGTATAAGCAACAACTATCCCTTCTTCTTCGTCACTTATTCATCCCAATTAAAGTTTTTGTCAATTCTAACTTACAACTAATTTAAACATGACTTATCTTGTATATTACAAGTACTTTTCAAAACATCAAAACACAAACACGAAAGCTCAACCAAAGCAATCTAGGGGACGACGAAAGATCagtgaaatgaaaagataaaagagcaagaaaaagagaaaacttaCACAAGAGCACGCAGACTTTTGAAAGAGGCTTTCTTGTCGACATGAAAGATTTGAACAGTTTCCTTATCAAAACCTAGCAACAAAACTGataaaaccaacaaaataatGGCACAAAATCTCAGAATCCCTTCAGTTTTTACATCCCCAAACCCCATTGTTGctacttcttctttctttcttgagAAACCAGTGAAgaagataattaaatatccaaaataattttcaaagagAGGGGGGGTGGGGTATGTGCTTTCGGGCAGCTACCTTTATTTATGACTGCTGGTTGGCCAGAATACTCACATTATAAACTCATTCAAAGGGAAGTCCAAGATGTTCCATTGGTTGATAAACGTCCACGCCAACTTGCCTTcctattatttaatattattaccTTTAAACATTATTTCCGTATTTCTTCAAAACTGACTGTTTTCAACGATTTAATCGTTTTCTACCGTTATAAGACAGTGAAGAAATCAAGATAGGGGTTGTTGTAGTTGAATTGCATTTTGATTTACCCTTGTTGATAAAACAGTGAAAGCGACAACaatagtaacaaaaaaaagatgaactcCCAAACAATTAACCAACAACTAACGGTGCAGATAAATAGAGATAGTAGAAACATAAGAAATTAATCTAGTTCGATGACACATAAGAAATTAATCTAGTTCGATGACACATAAGAAATTAATCTAGTTCGATGACACAACATCTACGTCTGGAAGCCTATGATCTGAAATTAGAGATTTTTCTGATCTATAAATCATAATCCACACTAGTAGTGATACAACATTACAGAAAGTAACTCTATCATTAAACTTATACAAAGATACCCCTTTATCAAGTTTCTCATCAACCAACAGATTAAGGTAGTGTATTGGACGAACGCCTCCTAAATCACGTCACTCATCAAGAcataaacaacatttttttaaaaatcatcaTACTACAGAAGCTTGAACTTCAAAATGTTGTAAACTCAGGTTAAACAGTAGCTGATACAAGTGTCAGCAACAAATCACAGCACACTTCTAGTCCTTATGAATAACTGACTATTTAAACACAAAGTCGTCCTCCACAAAACTGAATAATGAAGAACACTGAATACTGCCTATACATGCTCATTATAATTTCAACGAAAAATCttcaataaataagaaaataatagttttttaaaaatcaaataaaatatttctccCATTAGAATATTCTTCACAACTTTTCCTTAAACAGAAccaaataaaatcttttttccatcataatatttttcataaactttcttttttgcatcataatatttttcataaactttcCTTAAATAAActgaacaaataaaatattcattttttactttaaaaaatggacCCACAAATACTCTAACATTGTACTATTTGG
Coding sequences:
- the LOC101210629 gene encoding CASP-like protein 2C1, coding for MGFGDVKTEGILRFCAIILLVLSVLLLGFDKETVQIFHVDKKASFKSLRALVIIIYVDSMAAGYNILQLCKCWIFAQPKGISKLGTHFHIYLFWLSFFLDQVAAYLTFASNTAGMEAALLAVTGAHDFQWMKLCNRFHRFCYQVGGAFLCGYAAFFALLLISFISAFNLFRHYSPNHFLRLKSSNNNK